The following coding sequences lie in one Rutidosis leptorrhynchoides isolate AG116_Rl617_1_P2 chromosome 6, CSIRO_AGI_Rlap_v1, whole genome shotgun sequence genomic window:
- the LOC139856041 gene encoding pre-mRNA-splicing factor CLF1-like, translated as MANLEGVPNLGYLTLKETEVKLPRLTRVKIKTPAPIQITAEQILPEARERHESEIRPPKQKITDPTELADYRLRKRNEFEDLVSRVRWNKSVWVKYAKWEESQKDFNRARSVWERALDVDYRDHTMWLKYADVEMKNKFINHARNVWDRAVTLLPRVDQLWYKYIHMEEMLGNVAGARQIFERWMNWEPEQEAWLSYIEFELRYNEIERARAINERLTIKHGV; from the exons ATGGCTAATCTCGAAGGAGTTCCCAATTTGGGATATTTAACCCTCAAAGAAACGGAAGTAAAGCTTCCACGACTAACTAGGGTTAAAATCAAAACCCCCGCCCCAATCCAAATCACCGCCGAACAAATCCTCCCCGAAGCTCGCGAACGTCACGAATCTGAAATCCGACCACCGAAACAGAAAATCACTGATCCGACTGAACTTGCAGACTATCGGTTACGTAAACGGAATGAATTTGAAGATTTGGTAAGCAGAGTGAGGTGGAATAAAAGTGTGTGGGTTAAATACGCTAAGTGGGAGGAATCGCAAAAGGATTTTAACCGTGCCAGATCAGTTTGGGAACGGGCACTTGATGTTGATTATAGAGACCATACAATGTGGTTGAAGTATGCTGACGTGGAGATGAAGAATAAGTTTATTAATCATGCTAGGAATGTGTGGGACCGCGCGGTTACGTTGTTACCGAGGGTTGATCAGTTGTGGTATAAGTATATACACATGGAGGAGATGCTTGGCAATGTTGCAG GTGCTAGGCAGATATTTGAAAGATGGATGAATTGGGAGCCTGAACAGGAAGCATGGCTTTCATATATCGAGTTTGAGCTAAGATACAATGAGATTGAGCGAGCTCGGGCTATAAATGAGAGATTGACCATCAAGCATGGTGTATAG